One genomic segment of Scophthalmus maximus strain ysfricsl-2021 chromosome 3, ASM2237912v1, whole genome shotgun sequence includes these proteins:
- the LOC118316333 gene encoding galanin receptor type 1-like has product METLGQQGNSSNLGQTTRAEESLVRAVVPILDGLILVTGLVGQTLVIIILTGRRRKESQPPHSTDTLLLALSAADLLLLLCLPFHTSAITLGFWPFGSFLCKAISFLGVACSAASVFTLAALAVTRYLTVVHSTWAYRLRMHRRIKLTVALLWVPASALAAPQFAFRTVTVSSDVYCFAFLSDFSQLVYSIALFLFGFALPLGIIVLMYAKIYCFLRHARLLGNAPRLERYQSQVTHTSALLVLVFTLLWLPSYALMFSFIGGTITESPGYRTIAILARLLASSVAVVNPVLYGFMSQKFRRDLLELGRERWAWCKSCLIGCPDVMGRDMVQPFELDTTSERGQN; this is encoded by the coding sequence ATGGAGACTCTGGGGCAGCAAGGAAACAGCAGCAACCTTGGCCAAACTACCAGAGCAGAAGAGTCTTTGGTTAGAGCTGTGGTTCCCATCTTGGATGGGCTAATTCTGGTGACTGGCCTTGTGGGCCAAACCctggtcatcatcatccttaccggcaggaggaggaaggagagtcAACCCCCACATAGCACCGACACCCTGCTGCTGGCTCTGAGCGCtgctgacctgctgctgctgctctgcctgccCTTCCACACCTCCGCCATCACCCTGGGCTTCTGGCCCTTCGGCAGCTTCCTGTGCAAAGCCATCAGCTTTCTGGGTGTGGCCTGCTCCGCTGCCTCCGTCTTCACGCTGGCTGCTTTGGCTGTGACGCGCTACCTCACAGTGGTACACTCCACCTGGGCGTACCGCTTGCGAATGCACAGGCGCATAAAGCTGACGGTGGCTCTGCTCTGGGTCCCGGCCTCAGCTTTGGCTGCACCGCAGTTTGCCTTCCGCACAGTTACCGTGTCCAGCGATGTGTACTGCTTTGCCTTCCTGTCTGATTTCAGCCAGCTGGTTTACAGCATCGCTCTATTCCTGTTTGGCTTTGCTCTACCACTAGGCATAATTGTGTTGATGTATGCAAAGATCTACTGTTTTTTACGACATGCGCGGCTGCTGGGGAATGCTCCCCGGCTGGAACGCTACCAGAGTCAGGTCACTCACACGTCCGCTCTCCTGGTCCTCGTCTTCACTCTCCTGTGGCTGCCCTCCTATGCACTCATGTTCTCCTTCATTGGCGGAACAATTACAGAATCACCTGGCTACAGAACTATTGCCATCCTGGCCAGACTGTTGGCATCCTCAGTGGCGGTGGTGAACCCTGTACTGTATGGCTTTATGTCTCAGAAGTTCAGACGAGATTTACTCGAGCTGGGGAGAGAGCGCTGGGCGTGGTGCAAGAGCTGCCTGATTGGTTGTCCTGATGTAATGGGCAGAGACATGGTGCAGCCCTTTGAGCTGGACACAACCTCAGAGAGAGGGCAAAACTGA